Proteins encoded together in one Penicillium digitatum chromosome 1, complete sequence window:
- a CDS encoding Benzoate 4-monooxygenase cytochrome P450, which translates to MWRCHEKYGDFVRYGPNSLLSNTAKGLHDIYGHGKNFQKSQKYAAMVHRAPNTLTVIDKKKHGKKRRVISQAFSDSTLKSYEGVILQQVQNLCNALREGIDGKSVQVGAWSPPKDTAHLSDYFTFDVMSNVIFEVPWSTQRDPKYRFVPDVIEKSNVRVGALSQAPELTLFRIDKHLFPEAIRARDRFISFVEEMLRQGIQSATKTGRGAFSLLSKTIDPETGLPLRMKELAGESATLIVAGTDTTSTAVAACLFYLSHYPGALERATREVRSTFESSDSITMGPKMHQCTFLRACIEESMRMSPSAASSLWREVTDTGAEVDGEYIPPGVDVGTCIYSIHHNPAYYPHPFTFCPERWIAKEAQLFQSDIELARSAFNPFSIGPRSCIGKGLAYVELSLVLSHVLWAFDLRLAPGELGHVGEGKVDSPFGRHRVNEFQLFDHLTSAKHGPFLKFKPRI; encoded by the exons ATGTGGAGATGTCACGAGAAATACGGTGATTTTGTGCGATACGGCCCCAACAGCCTGTTGTCCAACACAGCCAAGGGACTCCATG ATATTTATGGCCATGGCAAGAATTTCCAAAAGTCCCAAAAGTATGCTGCAATGGTTCATCGAGCGCCCAACACATTGACAGTCATTGATAAGAAGAAGCATGGTAAAAAAAGGAGAGTCATCAGTCAGGCCTTCTCTGATAGTACACTCAAATCGTATGAGGGGGTGATTCTTCAACAGGTTCAGAACCTGTGCAATGCTTTGCGAGAGGGTATTGATGGTAAATCAGTTCAAGTTGGTGCTTGGTCTCCCCCGAAGGATACCGCACATCTCA GTGATTACTTCACTTTCGATGTCATGAGCAACGTTATCTTTGAAGTGCCATGGTCAACTCAGCGGGATCCAAAGTATCGTTTTGTCCCGGATGTCATTGAGAAATCCAATGTGCGCGTTGGTGCATTGTCTCAGGCTCCTGAGTTGACTCTTTTCCGAATTGACAAGCATTTGTTCCCAGAGGCCATCCGGGCTCGCGACCGGTTCATCAGCTTTGTAGAAGAAATGCTGCGCCAGGGAATTCAATCAGCGACCAAGACAGGAAGAGGGGCATTTTCTCTCTTGAGCAAGACTATTGACCCGGAAACAGGCCTTCCTCTTCGGATGAAAGAGCTTGCAGGCGAGAGTGCTACCCTGATCGTTGCTG GCACTGATACGACCTCAACTGCTGTAGCGGCTTGTTTGTTCTACCTGTCCCATTACCCCGGTGCACTTGAGAGGGCCACCCGCGAAGTCCGCAGCACATTTGAATCATCAGATTCCATCACGATGGGCCCAAAGATGCACCAGTGCACCTTCTTACGTGCCTGCATTGAAGAAAGTATGCGGATGTCCCCATCTGCGGCTAGCTCACTGTGGCGAGAGGTGACGGACACAGGTGCAGAGGTTGACGGTGAGTACATCCCACCTGGGGTGGATGTGGGAACGTGCATCTACAGCATCCATCATAATCCTGCCTACTATCCCCATCCATTCACTTTCTGTCCTGAGCGATGGATTGCGAAGGAAGCTCAGCTTTTTCAGAGCGATATTGAGCTAGCTCGATCTGCCTTCAATCCCTTCTCCATCGGGCCCCGCAGTTGCATTGGAAAAGGCCTAGCATACGTGGAACTGTCTCTGGTCTTATCGCACGTGCTTTGGGCCTTTGATCTGCGACTAGCACCGGGGGAGCTGGGTCATGTTGGTGAAGGCAAGGTGGATAGTCCTTTTGGCCGGCATCGGGTGAATGAATTCCAGCTGTTTGATCATTTGACTAGTGCTAAACACGGACCATTTTTGAAATTCAAACCTCGAATTTAG